A single genomic interval of Aneurinibacillus migulanus harbors:
- the qoxA gene encoding cytochrome aa3 quinol oxidase subunit II, translating to MTKKGLVKLGAILPFLLLLLTGCTEKIDVLDPKGPVAQEQYNLILWSFALVSLVLIVVFVLFTIILIRYRERPDNMDYEPPDTHGNTKLEILWTLIPVIIVMALAIPTVQITYGLEKKPEQEPMKIQVVAADWKWIFKYPEQGIETVNYVNIPAGQPVNFQLDATANMNSFWVPKLGGQEYTMPGHTGYLVLQADKPGEYDGKSANFTGEGFAHMQFKVIAQTPEDFDKWSRETRATAPKLTDEKFQEIIKKGVLEERMTFSGTHDDSVIETVHQYRKKTGESNGHEKH from the coding sequence ATGACTAAAAAAGGTCTTGTGAAATTAGGTGCAATCTTACCTTTTTTGCTGCTATTGCTCACTGGTTGTACAGAAAAAATCGATGTTCTAGACCCTAAAGGGCCGGTTGCGCAGGAACAGTATAACCTGATTCTTTGGTCTTTCGCACTGGTATCACTTGTATTGATCGTTGTATTCGTTTTGTTTACCATTATTCTCATTCGTTACCGTGAGAGACCGGATAATATGGACTATGAGCCGCCGGATACACATGGAAACACCAAATTGGAGATTCTGTGGACATTAATTCCGGTTATTATCGTTATGGCTCTTGCTATCCCGACCGTTCAAATTACGTACGGACTGGAGAAAAAACCTGAGCAAGAACCAATGAAAATCCAGGTAGTTGCAGCAGACTGGAAATGGATTTTCAAGTATCCTGAGCAAGGAATTGAGACAGTAAACTATGTTAATATTCCAGCCGGACAACCGGTTAACTTCCAGCTCGACGCAACGGCAAACATGAACTCTTTCTGGGTGCCAAAGCTGGGCGGACAGGAATACACCATGCCTGGACATACCGGTTATCTTGTACTACAGGCTGACAAACCTGGTGAATACGACGGAAAGAGTGCCAACTTTACGGGTGAGGGATTTGCGCATATGCAATTTAAAGTCATTGCGCAAACGCCTGAGGACTTCGATAAGTGGTCTAGAGAAACAAGAGCAACAGCACCAAAGCTGACTGACGAGAAATTCCAAGAAATTATTAAAAAAGGCGTACTAGAAGAACGTATGACATTCTCCGGTACGCATGACGATTCGGTAATTGAAACCGTACATCAATATCGCAAAAAAACTGGCGAATCTAATGGCCACGAGAAACATTAA
- the qoxB gene encoding cytochrome aa3 quinol oxidase subunit I, whose translation MRWDEFFVTGDPMIYAADASIVLATVAIVAVLTYFKKWKWLWTEWLTTVDHKKIGIMYILAALIMMFRGGVDGLLMRIQLAAPEMKFLESEHYNQIFTTHGTLMILFMAMPFIFGMINIAMPLQIGARDVAYPWLNALSFWLFFAGAMLFNLSFVIGGSPDAGWTSYTPLASLEHSPGVGQNYYLWGLQLSGIGSLASGVNFIVTILRMRAPGMTLSKMPMFTWSVLITSVIIVYAFPILTVALALLTFDRMFGTHFFTVDGGGMPMMWVNLFWMWGHPEVYIVILPAFGIFSEIVSTFSRKRLFGHNAMVISMIAIAGLSFIVWAHHFYTMGAGPGVNSFFSVSTMLIAIPTGVKIFNWLATMYKGRISFTVPMLWTLAFIPNFVVGGVTGVMLAAAPADYQYHNSYFLVSHFHYVLIGGVVFGMIAGMYYWWPKIFGFKLNERQGKHGFWWFMIGFNLTFFPQYILGLMGMPRRIYMYTNPDWGLLNLTSTIGTVMQGVGFLIICYNIYWSIRYAPRTNEADPWNGRTLEWAIPSPAPYYNFSRIPEIKEMDPVWYAKKRGEKVIDGPLEKFHMPSNSGVPVIMGSLFFVFGFGFVFGWFWMVIPAFIGILICMAARSFDYDDGYYVSVDEVKKIEGV comes from the coding sequence GTGCGTTGGGATGAATTTTTTGTAACAGGCGACCCGATGATTTACGCTGCGGACGCTTCGATTGTGCTAGCCACAGTTGCGATCGTGGCTGTACTAACGTACTTTAAGAAGTGGAAATGGCTCTGGACAGAGTGGCTTACTACCGTTGATCATAAAAAAATCGGTATCATGTATATTCTTGCCGCTCTTATAATGATGTTCCGGGGTGGAGTAGATGGATTGCTTATGCGTATCCAGCTGGCTGCACCGGAAATGAAATTCTTGGAGTCTGAGCACTATAATCAGATCTTTACCACGCACGGTACGCTTATGATTCTATTCATGGCGATGCCGTTTATCTTCGGTATGATTAACATTGCGATGCCGCTACAAATCGGTGCCCGTGACGTTGCATACCCTTGGCTGAACGCTCTGAGCTTCTGGCTCTTCTTCGCGGGTGCGATGCTGTTTAACCTTTCATTCGTTATCGGTGGTTCTCCAGATGCCGGATGGACCAGCTACACGCCGCTGGCCAGCCTGGAGCATAGTCCAGGGGTAGGTCAGAACTATTATCTATGGGGGCTACAGCTCTCCGGTATTGGTTCATTAGCGAGTGGTGTTAACTTTATTGTTACCATTCTGCGGATGCGTGCACCGGGTATGACATTGTCGAAAATGCCGATGTTTACTTGGTCTGTATTGATTACTTCTGTAATCATCGTATACGCGTTCCCGATTTTGACAGTTGCTTTGGCACTGCTTACATTCGACCGGATGTTTGGAACTCACTTCTTTACGGTTGATGGTGGCGGTATGCCGATGATGTGGGTAAACTTGTTCTGGATGTGGGGTCACCCTGAGGTATATATCGTTATTCTTCCGGCATTCGGTATTTTCTCCGAGATCGTAAGTACGTTCTCGCGGAAACGTCTGTTCGGTCATAATGCGATGGTTATCTCTATGATCGCTATTGCGGGTCTGAGCTTTATCGTATGGGCGCATCACTTCTATACGATGGGTGCCGGACCAGGTGTTAACTCATTCTTCTCAGTTTCAACGATGCTTATTGCTATACCTACAGGTGTTAAAATCTTTAACTGGCTGGCTACGATGTATAAAGGACGTATTAGCTTCACGGTACCGATGTTGTGGACGCTTGCGTTTATTCCTAACTTCGTAGTCGGTGGTGTGACAGGCGTTATGCTTGCTGCCGCCCCAGCCGACTATCAGTACCATAACAGCTACTTCCTCGTATCGCACTTCCACTATGTGCTAATCGGGGGTGTTGTATTCGGTATGATCGCCGGTATGTACTACTGGTGGCCGAAAATTTTCGGTTTCAAACTGAATGAACGTCAAGGTAAGCATGGTTTCTGGTGGTTCATGATCGGCTTCAACCTTACGTTCTTCCCGCAGTACATTCTTGGTCTGATGGGAATGCCGCGTCGTATTTATATGTACACTAACCCTGACTGGGGTTTGCTGAACCTGACGTCTACAATCGGTACGGTTATGCAAGGTGTCGGCTTCTTGATTATTTGCTACAACATCTACTGGAGTATCCGTTACGCACCGCGTACAAACGAAGCGGATCCGTGGAACGGTCGTACATTGGAGTGGGCAATTCCTTCTCCGGCTCCATATTATAACTTCTCGCGCATACCTGAGATTAAAGAAATGGATCCGGTATGGTACGCTAAGAAACGCGGTGAGAAGGTAATTGACGGACCGCTTGAAAAGTTCCACATGCCAAGCAACTCTGGCGTCCCTGTTATTATGGGCAGTTTGTTCTTTGTGTTTGGTTTCGGATTCGTTTTCGGATGGTTCTGGATGGTAATTCCAGCTTTCATCGGCATTCTGATTTGTATGGCCGCACGCTCGTTCGATTATGACGATGGCTATTATGTAAGTGTCGATGAAGTTAAGAAGATAGAGGGGGTGTAA
- the qoxC gene encoding cytochrome aa3 quinol oxidase subunit III: MAAHVDPGYKGPLEYSTEESRMNILGFWIFLGAEFVLFSCLFAMYIILQGSTAGGPTAKELFEFKTMMIQTLLLLTSSFTCGLAIHEMRRGKAKGLAIWLVITLLLGLGFLYMEIEEFLLYVNHEGATWGTSAFLSSFFVLVGTHGAHVTLGALWMIGIIIQVLQRGLTPRTTRKAFIIGLYWHFLDVMWVFIFTVVYLTGMVV; encoded by the coding sequence ATGGCAGCACACGTTGATCCTGGTTACAAAGGACCTCTCGAATACAGTACAGAAGAAAGCAGAATGAATATTCTCGGTTTCTGGATTTTCTTGGGGGCTGAGTTTGTTCTCTTCTCGTGTCTGTTTGCAATGTACATTATTCTGCAAGGAAGTACAGCAGGCGGACCGACGGCGAAAGAACTATTTGAGTTCAAAACTATGATGATCCAGACCCTTTTGCTTTTGACGAGTAGTTTTACCTGCGGTTTGGCTATTCATGAAATGCGCCGTGGAAAAGCGAAAGGCCTTGCGATCTGGTTAGTTATTACTTTGCTCTTGGGCCTTGGCTTCCTTTACATGGAGATTGAAGAGTTCTTGCTCTATGTTAATCATGAGGGAGCTACATGGGGTACGAGCGCGTTCCTGTCCTCCTTCTTCGTGTTGGTAGGTACACACGGTGCGCACGTAACTCTCGGTGCTCTCTGGATGATAGGTATTATCATCCAAGTGCTACAGCGTGGTCTTACGCCGAGAACGACACGTAAAGCGTTCATTATCGGTCTGTACTGGCACTTCCTGGACGTTATGTGGGTTTTCATCTTTACGGTCGTATACTTGACAGGAATGGTGGTGTAA
- the qoxD gene encoding cytochrome aa3 quinol oxidase subunit IV — MASHNNNGEQYVEEHDHHGFPWSHVIGFILSLVLTAAAFWAMLVSGLSVNVAIGVSLVLAVLQVFVQLYMFMHIRESKSAIFQKGGIYFGLFVAFTVVFGSIFVMWYVLMNHTY, encoded by the coding sequence ATGGCTTCACATAATAATAATGGCGAACAATATGTAGAAGAACATGATCATCATGGCTTTCCTTGGAGTCACGTTATCGGTTTTATCTTGTCGCTTGTGTTGACCGCCGCTGCATTTTGGGCTATGCTCGTTTCCGGATTGTCTGTGAATGTGGCCATCGGTGTTAGTTTAGTACTGGCAGTTCTGCAGGTATTTGTCCAGTTGTATATGTTTATGCACATTCGTGAGAGTAAATCAGCCATTTTCCAAAAGGGTGGCATTTACTTCGGCTTGTTTGTAGCCTTTACGGTTGTATTTGGTTCCATCTTCGTTATGTGGTATGTGTTGATGAACCATACGTATTAA
- a CDS encoding secondary thiamine-phosphate synthase enzyme YjbQ, translating into MIHTFEVKTSQRDQFVEITDRVRELVTQQHVQNGVVTVYCPHTTAGITINENADPDVVRDMLMRLDEVYPWEHPKYRHAEGNTASHLKASTVGSSQTIIVADGRLVLGTWQGIYFCEFDGPRRRSCYVKIQRD; encoded by the coding sequence ATGATACATACGTTTGAAGTGAAAACGTCGCAGCGTGACCAGTTTGTTGAAATTACGGATAGGGTGCGTGAACTTGTAACGCAGCAACATGTGCAGAACGGTGTGGTAACAGTGTATTGCCCCCATACTACTGCCGGAATTACGATAAATGAAAACGCGGACCCGGATGTAGTCCGTGATATGTTGATGCGTCTTGATGAAGTATATCCATGGGAACATCCGAAATACCGGCACGCTGAAGGCAACACCGCTTCTCATTTGAAGGCAAGTACCGTAGGCTCTTCGCAAACGATAATCGTGGCTGACGGACGGCTCGTTCTGGGTACATGGCAGGGTATTTATTTCTGTGAATTTGATGGGCCACGTCGCCGAAGCTGTTACGTTAAAATTCAAAGGGACTAG
- the msrB gene encoding peptide-methionine (R)-S-oxide reductase MsrB, whose amino-acid sequence MGNEKTVEQSQELATFAGGCFWCMVSPFEEMPGIISVISGYTGGHKENPTYEEVCSETTGHYEAVQITYNPDVFPYDKLLELYWQQIDPTDPGGQFHDRGQSYQTVIFYHNEEQKQKAEASKKALEESGRFNQPIATKILPASPFYPAEEYHQAYHRKNPLHYKMYRKGSGREAFIEENWGKKRDKELLKKKLTPMQYEVTQNNGTEPPFRNEYWDNKREGIYVDIVSGEPLFSSRDKFDSGCGWPSFTKPLHDEWIEERQDYSHFMVRTEVRSKGSDSHLGHVFDDGPAPTGLRYCINSAALRFIPKEDMEKEGYGRYLTVFEKSE is encoded by the coding sequence ATGGGTAATGAAAAAACAGTCGAGCAGAGTCAGGAGCTTGCGACATTTGCAGGAGGATGCTTCTGGTGCATGGTCTCGCCTTTTGAAGAAATGCCTGGGATTATTAGCGTGATATCCGGTTATACGGGTGGTCATAAGGAAAACCCCACGTATGAAGAAGTATGTTCAGAGACGACAGGTCACTATGAGGCGGTACAGATTACGTATAATCCTGATGTATTTCCATATGATAAGCTACTTGAACTTTACTGGCAACAAATCGATCCGACTGACCCGGGCGGACAGTTCCACGATCGCGGACAATCGTATCAGACCGTGATTTTTTATCATAATGAGGAACAGAAGCAAAAGGCGGAAGCTTCTAAAAAAGCCTTAGAAGAGAGTGGACGTTTCAATCAGCCGATTGCAACGAAGATTCTACCCGCTTCCCCATTTTATCCTGCTGAAGAATATCATCAGGCGTACCATAGAAAAAATCCGCTACATTATAAGATGTACCGTAAAGGCTCGGGCCGTGAAGCGTTTATCGAAGAGAATTGGGGCAAGAAGCGTGACAAAGAGCTGTTGAAGAAAAAACTAACGCCTATGCAGTATGAGGTAACGCAGAACAACGGTACAGAACCTCCATTCCGTAATGAATATTGGGATAATAAGCGAGAAGGTATCTATGTGGACATCGTTTCCGGAGAACCGCTGTTCAGTTCACGGGACAAATTCGATTCGGGTTGCGGTTGGCCGAGTTTTACCAAGCCGTTGCATGACGAGTGGATTGAAGAAAGGCAGGATTACAGTCATTTCATGGTACGGACTGAAGTGCGGAGCAAAGGCTCTGACTCGCATCTAGGCCACGTATTTGACGATGGACCAGCTCCTACGGGCTTGCGTTATTGCATCAATTCTGCGGCGCTGCGCTTCATCCCGAAAGAGGATATGGAGAAAGAAGGATACGGTCGTTATCTAACCGTATTCGAGAAAAGTGAATAA
- a CDS encoding glycerol-3-phosphate responsive antiterminator: MKRTDFYAELEASRKIASVKEEKFLEKALDAGVGAVVLSIGNIGNIARYVQLYKSHGILVFVHPERIGGMSQDKDGIAFLARCVKPDGIVTTRNNLVKQAKKHGLLTVQRFFLVDSDAIKSSLESVRETAPDAVEIMPGLLPEFITEFRRHISVPVIAGGLLSNRNQMVEALRYGAIAVSMGNHRLWKEKVNDEPYPLPAV; encoded by the coding sequence GTGAAGCGCACAGATTTTTATGCAGAACTTGAGGCAAGCAGGAAGATCGCATCAGTGAAAGAGGAGAAGTTTTTGGAGAAAGCGTTGGATGCTGGTGTAGGCGCTGTTGTATTGTCCATCGGTAATATCGGAAATATCGCACGCTACGTTCAGCTTTACAAATCGCATGGCATTTTAGTATTTGTTCATCCCGAACGTATTGGAGGCATGAGTCAGGACAAGGATGGAATCGCCTTTCTGGCTAGGTGTGTGAAGCCAGACGGTATTGTCACAACGCGAAACAATCTGGTGAAGCAGGCGAAAAAGCATGGATTACTTACGGTACAGCGCTTTTTTCTCGTGGATAGTGATGCGATTAAATCCAGCCTTGAATCTGTTCGGGAGACGGCGCCGGATGCAGTAGAAATTATGCCGGGCCTTCTGCCTGAATTCATTACTGAATTCCGTAGGCATATCTCTGTACCTGTTATTGCTGGCGGGCTGTTGTCGAATCGTAATCAAATGGTCGAGGCGTTACGCTATGGAGCGATTGCCGTGTCTATGGGAAACCATCGATTATGGAAGGAGAAGGTAAACGATGAACCATATCCGTTGCCTGCTGTTTGA
- a CDS encoding HAD family hydrolase, giving the protein MNHIRCLLFDLDGTLLDSRDSVIDAVYATAEAHVPGLFTREAILARFGESFDNFMEVIETSLGGRYTREQVFQYYFEHLNAYHDRTVRLFPGIQEELEALKASGYRLGIVTNKQRDFTIRGLQITGILQLFDSIVTVDDVHAGKPSAEPILRGMAELRALPEETAMVGDSKYDLLAAKAAGVTSVLVDWYSAVCEIDVCPDYYFLNIRELASGLALEKAK; this is encoded by the coding sequence ATGAACCATATCCGTTGCCTGCTGTTTGATCTGGATGGAACCTTACTGGATAGTCGGGACTCGGTAATTGATGCCGTATATGCGACAGCGGAAGCGCATGTGCCGGGACTCTTTACGAGAGAAGCGATTTTAGCACGATTCGGCGAGTCATTTGACAACTTCATGGAGGTTATCGAAACTTCACTGGGCGGAAGGTACACAAGGGAGCAGGTATTCCAATATTATTTCGAGCATCTGAATGCGTACCATGATCGTACGGTTCGTCTGTTTCCCGGCATTCAAGAAGAGTTAGAAGCATTGAAGGCATCAGGGTACAGGCTTGGGATTGTAACGAATAAACAGAGGGACTTCACAATACGGGGCTTACAAATAACAGGCATTCTGCAACTATTCGACTCCATTGTTACTGTGGATGATGTCCATGCAGGCAAACCTTCCGCAGAACCTATACTGAGAGGGATGGCAGAATTGCGGGCTCTGCCGGAAGAGACGGCGATGGTCGGTGACAGTAAGTATGACTTGCTTGCTGCTAAAGCTGCAGGGGTTACAAGCGTGCTGGTCGATTGGTATAGTGCAGTCTGTGAAATTGACGTATGTCCCGATTATTACTTTTTAAATATTCGGGAGCTTGCAAGTGGACTTGCGCTGGAGAAAGCGAAATAA
- a CDS encoding ABC transporter ATP-binding protein → MAEVTLKQITKKYDSQTVIENLNLSIPDGSFTVLVGPSGCGKSTTLRMIAGLESITEGELRIGSEKVNHTPPGKRDVAMVFQNYALYPTMSVFDNIGFGLRNRGLSRTETKKQVEEIAEVVGLTDYLQRKPSQLSGGQRQRVALARAMVKKPKVFLMDEPLSNLDAKLRNQMRVELTALHKQMGTTFIYVTHDQVEAMTMGDQIVVMNQGEIQQVASPIDLYSMPTNLFVAQFIGSPPMNIVSMHNQPSCVIGFRPERASIDVSERRGSTAETGLVLNGMLVSREILGSELLYYIETKDERVIVKGNTESIIEVGTNVRVSVDAKHLYFFDKTTGARITGEKMQVMANAVVGGIA, encoded by the coding sequence ATGGCTGAGGTCACTTTGAAGCAGATTACGAAAAAATACGACAGTCAAACGGTAATTGAGAACTTAAATCTGAGTATCCCAGATGGTTCATTTACCGTACTGGTCGGTCCATCAGGTTGTGGAAAATCGACTACACTCCGGATGATAGCGGGACTGGAGTCAATAACCGAAGGTGAGCTACGGATCGGGAGTGAAAAGGTCAATCATACGCCACCTGGCAAGCGGGATGTAGCGATGGTATTTCAAAACTATGCGTTATATCCGACGATGAGCGTGTTCGATAATATCGGATTTGGGCTCAGGAATCGAGGCCTGTCCCGGACGGAGACGAAAAAGCAGGTGGAAGAGATTGCGGAAGTGGTAGGCCTGACTGATTATTTGCAGCGCAAGCCATCTCAATTATCTGGAGGACAACGGCAACGGGTAGCGCTGGCAAGAGCTATGGTGAAAAAGCCGAAAGTATTCCTAATGGACGAACCACTATCCAATTTGGACGCTAAGCTACGTAATCAAATGCGTGTTGAATTGACGGCTCTGCATAAGCAGATGGGGACGACTTTTATCTACGTGACGCATGATCAAGTCGAGGCAATGACAATGGGTGATCAGATTGTTGTAATGAATCAAGGCGAGATTCAGCAAGTTGCCTCTCCTATTGATCTATATTCCATGCCGACGAATTTGTTTGTTGCCCAGTTTATCGGATCTCCACCGATGAATATTGTCTCTATGCACAATCAGCCTTCCTGCGTTATCGGATTTCGTCCCGAAAGAGCCAGCATTGATGTATCCGAACGGCGGGGTTCGACAGCGGAGACGGGGCTTGTGTTGAACGGAATGCTTGTCTCTCGTGAAATTCTTGGTTCAGAGCTGCTGTACTACATTGAGACGAAAGATGAGCGGGTGATTGTGAAGGGAAATACGGAAAGTATCATTGAGGTGGGGACGAATGTCCGGGTATCTGTGGATGCCAAGCATCTGTATTTCTTTGATAAAACGACAGGAGCGAGAATAACAGGTGAGAAGATGCAGGTCATGGCAAATGCTGTAGTAGGAGGAATCGCGTAG
- a CDS encoding carbohydrate ABC transporter permease — MIRPYAYVTPALLFFALFFFYPIGYVMYLSFHDWSLLNLEEKEWVGFANFTDLFQEQDFHQVVINTGLFTVLTVALGIGLAFLLALWLNRKAKIYGIIQGTIFSPHIISLVSVSMLWMWMMDPQYGLLNAVLEALGLPAYTWLSDTKSALLSLVLVSVWKVVGYNTIVFIAGLQSIPRDIYEAAELDRSSRIKTLYKITVPMLSPTIFFLLVINTISSFQVFDTIAIMTQGGPVNSTNMLVYYIYEQGMDFFNGGIASAASVVLLGLVGLLTLVHFAFMSRRVHYR, encoded by the coding sequence ATGATTAGACCGTACGCTTATGTAACGCCCGCTCTCCTGTTTTTTGCCCTGTTTTTCTTCTATCCGATCGGGTATGTGATGTACTTAAGCTTCCACGATTGGTCACTGCTGAATCTTGAAGAAAAAGAGTGGGTCGGATTCGCTAACTTTACGGACTTATTTCAGGAACAGGACTTTCATCAGGTCGTGATAAATACCGGATTGTTTACGGTACTGACGGTGGCTCTGGGAATTGGACTCGCATTCTTGCTAGCCTTGTGGCTGAATCGAAAAGCGAAAATATATGGGATTATTCAAGGCACGATTTTCAGCCCGCATATTATCTCGCTCGTATCTGTCTCCATGCTCTGGATGTGGATGATGGATCCGCAGTATGGTCTGTTAAATGCGGTCCTGGAGGCTTTGGGGTTGCCTGCATATACGTGGCTGAGCGATACGAAGAGCGCATTGTTATCTCTCGTATTGGTTAGCGTATGGAAAGTAGTTGGCTATAACACCATTGTATTCATTGCAGGGCTGCAAAGCATACCCCGCGATATTTATGAGGCGGCAGAATTGGATCGTTCGTCGCGCATTAAAACATTGTACAAAATTACGGTGCCGATGCTTTCACCGACGATTTTTTTTCTGCTGGTCATCAATACGATTTCTTCGTTCCAGGTGTTCGATACGATTGCTATTATGACGCAGGGGGGACCGGTAAATAGTACAAATATGCTTGTCTACTATATTTATGAACAAGGCATGGACTTTTTTAACGGAGGCATTGCTTCCGCCGCCTCAGTTGTTCTACTCGGCCTGGTAGGCTTGTTAACGCTTGTTCATTTCGCATTCATGTCCCGGCGGGTGCATTACCGTTAA
- a CDS encoding carbohydrate ABC transporter permease, which produces MYSLRLYVFKTIEWLFLLVVALLFVFPFLWMALTAFKTLPEVFRFPPTFLPESWQFENFAIAWKSGPFLTYLVNSLLVALSILALQLFTAVPAAYAFARYKFKGRNVLFGLTLVALMIPPQVIFLPIYVFMSEWNLVNTLWSLILPYGASAFGIFLLRQAFMQVPDEVIEAARLDNASEWKIMWKVMVPMAKPVLVTFGLFSFIYHWNDYFWPLIMTNNEQVRTLPIGVAMMKSTEGDTLWHVIMAGNMILVVPILIIFFFAQRHIINAFVYQSK; this is translated from the coding sequence GTGTACTCGCTTCGCCTATACGTATTCAAAACAATTGAATGGCTATTTTTGCTGGTGGTGGCGCTTCTTTTCGTTTTCCCATTCTTATGGATGGCCTTGACTGCTTTCAAGACGCTACCGGAAGTATTTCGTTTTCCCCCGACGTTTCTGCCGGAAAGCTGGCAATTCGAAAACTTTGCTATTGCCTGGAAGTCGGGTCCATTCCTCACTTATCTTGTGAATAGCCTGCTTGTAGCCTTGTCCATTCTTGCCCTGCAACTATTCACAGCTGTACCTGCTGCCTATGCATTCGCGAGGTACAAGTTTAAAGGGCGTAATGTGTTATTCGGATTGACGCTCGTGGCATTGATGATACCGCCTCAGGTCATTTTCCTGCCGATTTACGTATTTATGAGCGAATGGAATCTCGTAAATACACTCTGGTCACTCATTCTTCCTTATGGTGCCAGCGCGTTTGGAATTTTTCTGCTGCGCCAGGCGTTCATGCAGGTACCGGATGAGGTCATAGAGGCGGCACGGTTAGATAATGCAAGCGAATGGAAAATCATGTGGAAAGTCATGGTGCCTATGGCTAAGCCGGTACTCGTTACATTTGGTCTGTTCAGCTTTATTTATCATTGGAATGATTATTTTTGGCCGCTTATTATGACGAACAATGAGCAGGTTCGTACATTGCCGATCGGCGTAGCGATGATGAAATCAACGGAAGGGGATACACTCTGGCATGTCATTATGGCTGGTAACATGATTCTCGTCGTTCCGATTCTTATTATCTTCTTCTTCGCGCAGCGGCACATTATCAATGCGTTTGTGTATCAATCCAAATAA
- a CDS encoding ABC transporter substrate-binding protein, with the protein MKRWASVFLMLLLSVSLLITGCSSQSASKTGAAAEGDKSAGAGDGKPVEIDFWYALGGKNGKKIEEMVKAFNETHKNIVVKPAYQGDYYQNHAKVLSAVTAGNQPDVTMVEAGVVGTFADAKVLEDLGPYAKDMEAKYIPGLMGNSYWKDKLYAVPFNRSTPLLYVNKDKLKEAGLDPAGPKTWDELIEYSRKLTKKEGDKTKTYGFSTPIDIWFYEALVFQNGGSILSEDGKRLAINNEAGKAPLKLWTSMVKEGIMKNPPGEKYNAWDVAKQDFLNGQVAMIFTSTGDLQAIESNAKFNVGTAFLPAGKTYGAPTGGANLVMLAKSSDEEKKAAWEFIKWMTDTPQTADWSLASGYMPATTEAVESKQMQDVYKERPNLKVAIDQLEYAKARPMAPGYKELQEVIMAELQRAMLGQATPDEAMAAIEKKAEKILKK; encoded by the coding sequence ATGAAAAGGTGGGCTAGTGTTTTTCTGATGCTGTTGTTGAGCGTGTCGTTGCTTATTACAGGCTGTTCAAGCCAATCTGCTTCCAAAACGGGTGCTGCTGCTGAAGGAGACAAATCGGCTGGAGCAGGAGACGGAAAACCGGTAGAAATCGATTTCTGGTATGCACTTGGAGGTAAAAACGGTAAGAAGATTGAAGAAATGGTAAAGGCGTTCAACGAAACACATAAAAATATTGTCGTAAAGCCGGCATATCAGGGTGATTACTATCAAAACCATGCCAAAGTTTTGTCGGCCGTGACTGCTGGCAACCAGCCTGATGTTACGATGGTCGAGGCAGGGGTTGTCGGTACGTTTGCCGATGCGAAGGTGCTTGAAGATCTGGGGCCTTATGCAAAAGATATGGAGGCGAAATACATACCAGGCCTGATGGGCAACTCTTATTGGAAAGATAAGCTGTATGCCGTGCCATTCAACCGTTCTACTCCACTTCTGTATGTGAATAAGGATAAACTGAAAGAAGCAGGACTTGATCCGGCCGGTCCGAAAACATGGGATGAGCTTATCGAGTATTCACGTAAGCTGACGAAAAAAGAAGGCGATAAAACAAAAACGTATGGTTTTTCCACACCGATCGATATCTGGTTCTATGAAGCACTTGTCTTCCAGAATGGAGGTAGCATTCTGAGTGAGGACGGCAAGCGATTGGCGATTAACAATGAGGCGGGCAAAGCGCCACTCAAGCTTTGGACTAGTATGGTGAAGGAAGGAATTATGAAAAACCCTCCAGGTGAGAAGTACAATGCATGGGATGTAGCGAAGCAAGACTTCTTGAATGGACAGGTAGCTATGATTTTCACTTCAACAGGCGATTTGCAGGCGATTGAATCTAATGCGAAATTTAATGTCGGCACTGCTTTCCTGCCGGCAGGAAAGACGTACGGAGCTCCGACAGGGGGGGCAAACCTGGTTATGCTGGCCAAGTCTTCCGATGAAGAAAAGAAGGCCGCATGGGAATTCATCAAATGGATGACCGATACACCGCAGACAGCGGATTGGTCGCTCGCCTCCGGATACATGCCGGCAACGACAGAAGCGGTAGAATCCAAACAAATGCAGGATGTATATAAAGAAAGACCGAATCTTAAAGTAGCGATCGATCAGCTTGAATATGCAAAAGCCCGCCCAATGGCCCCGGGATATAAAGAATTACAGGAAGTTATTATGGCAGAACTTCAGCGTGCGATGCTCGGGCAAGCGACGCCGGACGAGGCGATGGCAGCTATCGAGAAGAAGGCCGAAAAAATCCTAAAGAAATAA